The Aeromicrobium yanjiei genome includes a region encoding these proteins:
- a CDS encoding Cgl0159 family (beta/alpha)8-fold protein — protein sequence MTAVTAQDIAGLVTIRAEHPERVAEMAAARTQPAGLVGSTGRLLLVAADHPARGALRAGDDPLAMGDRAELLSRMVRALDRPGVDGVLGTADVVEDLLLLGALDGKVVIGSMNRGGLAGTTFEIDDRFTGYDARSIASAGYQGGKMLFRIDPDDPATPATMQACAQAVAELAEHRVMAMVEPFISGRDESGRMRNDLSTESVIRSATVAAGLAPTSAYTWLKLPVVEDMEAVLAASTLPVVLLGGEVSSDQDAQFATWSKALASPAVRGMVVGRSLLFPPGGNVEDAVDATVEMMTA from the coding sequence ATGACCGCCGTCACCGCCCAGGACATCGCGGGGCTCGTCACGATCCGTGCCGAGCACCCCGAGCGTGTCGCCGAGATGGCCGCCGCGCGCACCCAGCCGGCCGGACTCGTCGGCAGCACCGGACGGCTGCTGCTCGTCGCGGCCGACCACCCTGCTCGCGGCGCACTGCGCGCCGGCGACGACCCGCTCGCGATGGGTGATCGGGCCGAGCTGCTGAGCCGCATGGTCCGCGCCCTCGACCGGCCCGGCGTCGACGGGGTCCTCGGCACGGCGGACGTCGTGGAGGACCTGCTCCTGCTCGGCGCGCTCGACGGCAAGGTCGTGATCGGCTCGATGAACCGCGGGGGCCTCGCCGGGACGACCTTCGAGATCGACGACCGCTTCACGGGGTACGACGCCCGGTCGATCGCGTCGGCGGGCTACCAGGGCGGCAAGATGCTGTTCCGCATCGACCCGGACGATCCCGCGACCCCCGCGACGATGCAGGCCTGCGCGCAGGCCGTCGCCGAGCTCGCCGAGCACCGCGTGATGGCGATGGTCGAGCCGTTCATCTCGGGGCGCGACGAGTCCGGCCGCATGCGCAACGACCTGTCCACCGAGTCGGTCATCCGCTCGGCGACCGTCGCGGCGGGTCTCGCGCCCACCTCGGCGTACACCTGGCTGAAGCTCCCGGTCGTCGAGGACATGGAGGCGGTCCTCGCCGCGTCCACCCTCCCGGTGGTGCTGCTGGGCGGCGAGGTCTCCAGCGACCAGGACGCCCAGTTCGCGACCTGGTCCAAGGCGCTCGCGAGCCCGGCCGTCCGCGGCATGGTCGTGGGCCGGTCCCTGCTCTTCCCGCCCGGCGGCAACGTCGAGGACGCCGTGGACGCCACCGTGGAGATGATGACGGCATGA
- the iolB gene encoding 5-deoxy-glucuronate isomerase translates to MSLVLRAGEAATGPYALEVTPESAGWEHSGLRILVLAPGQSEQIETGDSEHMVLSLGGAAELTVDGESFTLLGRTGVFDGPSDVVYAPRDAHVSISSAAGGRFALASARCGNRLAPAYLPAGDVPVEMRGAGQASRQVNNFGVPGVLEADRLIACEVLTPGGNWSSYPPHKHDQERDGETRLEEIYYFEVADGPAGPGIGFQRVYGHADADIDISAEVRSGDAVLIPHGWHGPSMAAPGYDLYYLNVMAGPGEERAWLICDDPAHAWVRDTWADQAVDPRLPFGKEEHS, encoded by the coding sequence ATGAGCCTGGTGCTGCGAGCGGGCGAGGCGGCCACCGGGCCGTACGCCCTCGAGGTCACGCCCGAGTCCGCGGGCTGGGAGCACAGCGGCCTGAGGATCCTGGTGCTGGCCCCCGGCCAGTCGGAGCAGATCGAGACCGGCGACTCCGAGCACATGGTGCTGTCGCTCGGCGGCGCGGCCGAGCTGACGGTCGACGGCGAGTCGTTCACGCTGCTCGGGCGCACCGGCGTGTTCGACGGCCCGAGCGATGTCGTCTACGCCCCGCGGGACGCCCACGTGAGCATCTCGTCCGCCGCCGGTGGACGCTTCGCGCTGGCCTCGGCCCGCTGCGGCAACCGCCTCGCCCCGGCGTACCTCCCAGCGGGCGACGTGCCGGTCGAGATGCGCGGCGCGGGCCAGGCGAGCCGCCAGGTCAACAACTTCGGCGTCCCGGGCGTGCTCGAGGCGGACCGCCTCATCGCGTGCGAGGTGCTGACCCCCGGCGGCAACTGGTCGTCCTACCCGCCGCACAAGCACGACCAGGAGCGTGACGGCGAGACCCGGCTCGAGGAGATCTACTACTTCGAGGTCGCGGACGGCCCGGCCGGTCCGGGCATCGGCTTCCAGCGGGTCTACGGCCACGCCGACGCCGACATCGACATCTCCGCGGAGGTGCGCAGCGGTGACGCCGTCCTCATCCCGCACGGCTGGCACGGCCCGTCGATGGCCGCCCCCGGCTACGACCTGTACTACCTCAACGTCATGGCCGGTCCCGGCGAGGAACGGGCCTGGCTGATCTGTGACGATCCGGCACACGCATGGGTCCGTGACACCTGGGCCGACCAGGCCGTCGACCCCCGCCTCCCGTTCGGGAAGGAAGAGCACTCATGA
- the iolD gene encoding 3D-(3,5/4)-trihydroxycyclohexane-1,2-dione acylhydrolase (decyclizing): MTTLTVAQATVRFLEAQYTSRDGVEQPFFAGCWGIFGHGNVAGVGQALLEREQSGDPSHLRFFHGRNEQAMVHAAVAYARQRDRLAAMAVTASVGPGATNMVTGAALATINRLPVLLLPGDTFATRVASPVLQELENTQQGDLSVNDVFRPVSVHFDRVDRPEQLASALLHATRILTDPAETGAVTLALPQDVQAEAYDFPDELFAKRVWHVARPVPEPSALARAVAAIRSARRPLVVAGGGVTYSQANDALRTFVEATGIPVGESQAGKGALPYDHPQSVGAIGSTGTTAANALAEDADVVIGVGTRFSDFTTASRTVFQGDGVTFVNLNVSAFDTHKHSAVSLVADAREGLTALTAALEGWTADPAHTARATELAREWDAIVQRAYDGEGAPQVADGLAIQSQVIGAVNELSDPRDVVVCAAGSMPGDLHKLWRTRDRKGYHVEYGFSCMGYEIAGGLGVKMAALDTDDARDVFVMVGDGSYLMMNTELVTAVAEGVKVIVVLVQNHGYASIGALSQSLGSQRFGTAYRYRTDTGLDGDKLPVDLAANAASLGADVLSASGIEDFRAAVLKAKESTRTTVIHVETDPLVPAPDSPAWWDVPVAEVSALDSTREARRTYDEHKTRQRPFLTPASETKDRS, encoded by the coding sequence ATGACCACCTTGACCGTCGCACAGGCGACCGTCCGCTTCCTCGAGGCCCAGTACACCTCGCGCGACGGAGTCGAGCAGCCGTTCTTCGCGGGGTGCTGGGGCATCTTCGGCCACGGCAACGTCGCAGGCGTGGGCCAGGCGCTGCTCGAGCGCGAGCAGTCCGGCGACCCCTCGCACCTGCGCTTCTTCCACGGCCGCAACGAGCAGGCCATGGTGCACGCCGCGGTGGCGTACGCCCGCCAGCGCGACCGGCTCGCGGCCATGGCGGTCACGGCGTCGGTCGGTCCCGGCGCGACCAACATGGTCACCGGCGCGGCCCTGGCCACGATCAACCGGCTCCCGGTGCTGCTGCTGCCCGGCGACACGTTCGCGACGCGCGTCGCGAGCCCCGTCCTGCAGGAGCTGGAGAACACCCAGCAGGGCGATCTGTCGGTCAACGACGTGTTCCGCCCCGTGTCGGTGCACTTCGACCGGGTCGACCGTCCCGAGCAGCTGGCGTCGGCCCTGCTGCACGCGACCCGCATCCTCACCGACCCGGCCGAGACCGGCGCCGTGACGCTCGCACTGCCGCAGGACGTGCAGGCCGAGGCGTACGACTTCCCGGACGAGCTGTTCGCCAAGCGGGTCTGGCACGTCGCCCGCCCCGTGCCGGAGCCCTCCGCGCTCGCCCGCGCCGTCGCCGCGATCCGGTCGGCCCGCAGGCCGCTGGTCGTCGCAGGCGGCGGCGTCACGTACTCGCAGGCCAACGACGCGCTGCGCACATTCGTCGAGGCGACCGGAATCCCGGTCGGGGAGTCGCAGGCCGGCAAGGGCGCGCTGCCGTACGACCACCCGCAGTCGGTGGGCGCGATCGGCTCGACCGGCACGACCGCGGCCAATGCGCTGGCGGAGGACGCGGACGTCGTGATCGGCGTCGGCACCCGGTTCAGCGACTTCACGACGGCCTCCCGCACGGTCTTCCAGGGCGACGGCGTCACGTTCGTCAACCTCAACGTGTCGGCGTTCGACACGCACAAGCACTCCGCGGTCAGCCTCGTCGCCGACGCGCGAGAGGGGCTCACGGCGCTGACCGCGGCCCTCGAGGGCTGGACCGCCGATCCCGCGCACACCGCCCGCGCCACCGAGCTGGCCCGGGAGTGGGACGCGATCGTCCAGCGCGCGTACGACGGCGAGGGCGCCCCGCAGGTCGCGGACGGGCTCGCGATCCAGTCGCAGGTCATCGGCGCGGTCAACGAACTGTCCGATCCGCGCGACGTGGTGGTGTGCGCGGCCGGCTCGATGCCCGGCGACCTGCACAAGCTGTGGCGCACACGCGACCGCAAGGGCTATCACGTCGAGTACGGCTTCTCCTGCATGGGATATGAGATCGCCGGCGGCCTCGGCGTCAAGATGGCCGCGCTCGACACGGACGACGCGCGCGACGTGTTCGTCATGGTCGGAGACGGTTCGTACCTCATGATGAACACCGAGCTGGTCACGGCCGTGGCCGAGGGAGTCAAGGTGATCGTGGTGCTGGTGCAGAACCACGGCTACGCCTCGATCGGGGCGCTGTCGCAGTCGCTCGGCTCGCAGCGCTTCGGCACCGCGTACCGCTACCGCACCGACACCGGCCTCGACGGCGACAAGCTGCCGGTCGACCTCGCGGCGAACGCCGCGAGCCTCGGCGCCGACGTGCTGTCGGCCTCCGGCATCGAGGACTTCCGCGCCGCGGTGCTGAAGGCCAAGGAGTCGACTCGCACGACGGTCATCCACGTCGAGACCGACCCGCTGGTCCCCGCCCCCGACAGCCCCGCGTGGTGGGACGTCCCGGTCGCCGAGGTGTCGGCGCTCGACTCGACCCGCGAGGCCCGTCGGACGTACGACGAGCACAAGACCCGCCAGCGTCCCTTCCTGACGCCGGCCTCCGAGACGAAGGATCGATCATGA
- a CDS encoding CoA-acylating methylmalonate-semialdehyde dehydrogenase, whose product MTQYNHYIGGRSFEGESDRFGDVYDPARGIAKSQVRLATAGDVDAAVQAARTAFETWGETSVTARSRVMFAFRQLLVEHEDELAALISSEHGKTLDDARGEVVRGREVVEFACGIPQLLKGEYSDSVSGGVDSHTFRQPIGVVAGITPFNFPIMVPLWMHPVAIATGNTFILKPSERVPGASDLVARLYTEAGLPDGVFNVVHGDKVAVDAILEHPDIAGVSFVGSTPIARYVHENASRTGKRVQALGGAKNHAVVMPDADLDFAADHIVAAGYGSAGQRCMAISAVVAVGPVADALVEKIRERSVDLKVSVGTDPDAEMGPVVTAAARDRVVDYIGQGEADGATVVVDGRDLVVEEFEEGFFVGPSLLDGVTTDMSVYTDEIFGPVLTVLRVPTLEAALELINSNPYGNGTAVFTSSGEVARTFQRKVQVGMIGINVPVPVPMAFHSFGGWKDSLFGDHHIHGPEGVRFYTQAKVVTTRWPHVSEESLAQLNFPTAQ is encoded by the coding sequence ATGACGCAGTACAACCACTACATCGGTGGACGAAGCTTCGAGGGCGAGAGCGACCGCTTCGGCGACGTGTACGACCCCGCGCGCGGCATCGCGAAGTCGCAGGTGCGCTTGGCGACCGCAGGTGACGTCGACGCGGCGGTGCAGGCCGCGCGGACCGCGTTCGAGACGTGGGGCGAGACGTCGGTGACCGCACGCTCGCGGGTCATGTTCGCCTTCCGCCAGCTGCTGGTCGAGCACGAGGACGAGCTCGCAGCCCTCATCTCCTCCGAGCACGGCAAGACGCTCGACGACGCCCGCGGCGAGGTCGTCCGCGGTCGTGAGGTCGTCGAGTTCGCCTGCGGCATCCCGCAGCTGCTCAAGGGCGAGTACAGCGACAGCGTCTCGGGCGGTGTCGACTCCCACACGTTCCGCCAGCCGATCGGCGTCGTCGCCGGCATCACGCCGTTCAACTTCCCGATCATGGTCCCGCTGTGGATGCACCCCGTCGCGATCGCGACCGGCAACACGTTCATCCTCAAGCCGTCCGAGCGGGTGCCCGGCGCGTCCGACCTGGTGGCTCGCCTCTACACCGAGGCCGGGCTGCCCGACGGGGTGTTCAACGTCGTCCACGGCGACAAGGTCGCGGTCGACGCGATCCTGGAGCACCCCGACATCGCGGGTGTCTCGTTCGTCGGCTCCACGCCGATCGCACGGTACGTCCACGAGAACGCCTCGCGCACCGGCAAGCGGGTGCAGGCCCTCGGCGGTGCGAAGAACCACGCCGTCGTGATGCCCGATGCGGACCTGGACTTCGCCGCCGACCACATCGTCGCGGCCGGCTACGGCTCGGCGGGCCAGCGCTGCATGGCGATCTCGGCCGTCGTCGCGGTCGGCCCGGTCGCGGATGCGCTGGTCGAGAAGATCCGCGAGCGCAGCGTCGACCTGAAGGTGTCGGTCGGCACCGACCCGGACGCCGAGATGGGACCGGTCGTCACGGCCGCGGCGCGCGACCGGGTCGTGGACTACATCGGTCAGGGCGAGGCGGACGGCGCCACGGTCGTCGTGGACGGCCGCGACCTGGTCGTCGAGGAGTTCGAGGAAGGCTTCTTCGTGGGCCCCTCGCTGCTCGACGGCGTCACCACCGACATGTCGGTCTACACCGACGAGATCTTCGGACCCGTGCTGACCGTGCTGCGGGTTCCGACGCTGGAAGCCGCCCTCGAGCTCATCAACTCGAATCCGTACGGCAACGGCACAGCAGTGTTCACTTCCTCGGGTGAGGTGGCACGAACCTTCCAAAGGAAGGTCCAGGTGGGCATGATCGGCATCAACGTGCCGGTCCCCGTCCCGATGGCCTTCCACTCCTTCGGAGGCTGGAAGGACTCGCTCTTTGGGGACCACCACATCCACGGTCCCGAAGGAGTGCGGTTCTATACACAGGCAAAGGTGGTCACCACGCGGTGGCCGCACGTCAGTGAGGAATCACTCGCCCAGCTCAACTTCCCGACGGCTCAATGA